The Oryzias melastigma strain HK-1 linkage group LG3, ASM292280v2, whole genome shotgun sequence genome contains a region encoding:
- the LOC112160809 gene encoding secretory carrier-associated membrane protein 5, producing the protein MAEPNFPPLPGFLPIKPCFYQDFEEIPEQHRSMCKKMYHLWMFHTATLAVNLLACFAWMFGGGGVTNFGLAIIWLLMFTPCSYVCWFRPIYKAFKTDSSFNFMLFFFVFMAQVGISIIQSIGIPGWGVCGWLATISYFSYNIIVALIMLVPTVMFTAVASLSFIALTKIHNFYRGTGASMSKAQEEWATGAWKNPHVQAAAQQAVMGAATGAMQDQYPAPQYNDNQI; encoded by the exons ATGGCCG AACCCAATTTCCCTCCACTGCCCGGATTCCTCCCGATAAAACCATGTTTCTATCAAGACTTTGAAGAAATCCCGGAGCAGCACCGCAGCATGTGCAAGAAAATGTACCACCTttggatgt TCCACACAGCTACACTCGCTGTGAACCTCCTGGCCTGCTTTGCATGGATGTTTGGGGGTGGAGGGGTCACTAACTTTGGCCTGGCAATCATCTGGCTCCTCATGTTCACGCCCTGCTCTTATGTGTGCTGGTTCAGACCCATCTACAAGGCCTTCAA GACTGACAGCTCCTTCAACTTCATGCTgttcttctttgttttcatggccCAAGTTGGCATCAGCATCATTCAAAGTATCGGCATCCCGGGATGGGGAGTATG TGGTTGGTTGGCCACCATCTCCTACTTCAGCTATAATATTATCGTAGCTTTAATCATGCTGGTTCCAACCGTCATGTTCACTGCTGTGGCTTCCCTGTCCTTCATCGCGCTCACTAAG ATCCATAATTTCTACCGTGGCACTGGTGCCAGCATGTCCAAAGCTCAGGAGGAATGGGCCACAGGAGCCTGGAAGAACCCCCATGTCCAGGCAGCGGCCCAACAGGCTGTCATGGGGGCAGCCACAGGGGCCATGCAGGACCAGTACCCCGCCCCCCAGTACAACGACAACCAGATTTAG